One Micromonospora eburnea genomic region harbors:
- a CDS encoding sigma-70 family RNA polymerase sigma factor: MLRALHDEHADALLAHALRLVNGDRARAEDLVQETLLRAWRHPESLDPGRGSVRAWLFTTARNLAIDAWRRRSARVGEVYTDELPEPAGAVDEAERAVEAWTVAEALNRLSPTHREVLVECFYQGRSVAEAAARLGVPPGTVKSRTHYALRSLRLALAEMGVTE; encoded by the coding sequence CTGCTACGCGCGCTGCACGACGAACACGCCGACGCGCTCCTCGCGCACGCCCTCCGGCTGGTCAACGGCGACCGGGCACGTGCCGAGGACCTGGTGCAGGAGACGCTGCTGCGGGCCTGGCGGCACCCGGAGTCGCTGGACCCGGGGCGGGGCTCGGTCCGAGCCTGGCTCTTCACCACCGCGCGGAACCTGGCCATCGACGCCTGGCGGCGCCGGTCCGCCCGGGTCGGTGAGGTCTACACCGACGAGCTGCCCGAGCCCGCCGGGGCGGTCGACGAGGCGGAACGCGCGGTGGAGGCGTGGACCGTGGCCGAGGCGCTGAACCGGCTCAGCCCGACCCACCGAGAGGTGCTGGTCGAGTGCTTCTATCAGGGGCGGTCGGTGGCGGAGGCCGCGGCGCGGCTGGGGGTGCCGCCGGGCACGGTGAAGTCACGCACCCACTACGCGCTGCGGTCACTACGGTTGGCGCTGGCCGAGATGGGGGTGACCGAATGA
- a CDS encoding anti-sigma factor family protein, whose product MTRCEFAHDDGAYVLGALAPAERAAYERHLAGCAACREAVAEIAVLPGLLGRLDPAGLAEFLPSAAETSRVPALLDAARDRRRRERSRSRRRYALTTLAAAVLAVLVGVGGAALFRSAAPPAPRVPVAAMRPVAGPAPVHAEIGLTDADWGTEVTMRCGYDRQPGHREAYTFRLVAYGPDGATEQVGSWLAAPGDDVRFTGVTRFTRGELVRLELLRADDTAVLAYDVR is encoded by the coding sequence ATGACCCGCTGCGAGTTCGCGCACGACGACGGCGCGTACGTGCTGGGTGCCCTCGCTCCCGCCGAACGGGCCGCCTACGAGCGGCACCTGGCCGGCTGCGCCGCCTGCCGCGAGGCGGTGGCCGAGATCGCCGTGCTGCCCGGCCTGCTGGGGCGGCTCGACCCGGCCGGGCTGGCGGAGTTCCTGCCGTCGGCGGCGGAGACCTCCCGGGTGCCCGCGCTGCTCGACGCGGCGCGGGACCGCCGGCGCCGCGAGCGGTCGAGGTCCCGACGCCGATACGCGCTGACCACGCTCGCCGCCGCCGTCCTCGCCGTGCTGGTCGGGGTCGGCGGGGCGGCCCTGTTCCGCTCGGCCGCCCCGCCCGCTCCGCGGGTGCCGGTGGCCGCGATGCGACCGGTCGCCGGCCCGGCCCCGGTGCACGCCGAGATCGGGCTGACCGACGCCGACTGGGGCACCGAGGTCACCATGCGCTGCGGGTACGACCGGCAGCCCGGGCACCGCGAGGCGTACACCTTCCGGCTGGTGGCGTACGGACCGGACGGCGCGACGGAGCAGGTCGGCTCCTGGCTGGCCGCTCCCGGCGACGACGTGCGGTTCACCGGCGTCACCCGGTTCACCCGGGGCGAGCTGGTCCGCCTCGAACTGCTGCGCGCCGACGACACCGCCGTGCTCGCCTACGACGTCCGCTGA
- the rarD gene encoding EamA family transporter RarD, translated as MNQTRLGYLYGLGAYLIWGFFPIYLKLLRPAGPVEILAHRIVWSVVFVALVLAAMRNIGFLRALVRRPRALAAVGAAAALIAVNWGTYIYGVNSDRVIETALGYFINPLVIVLIGVFLLRERLRPAQWAALGVGGLAVVVLTVDYGRPPYLALVLAFSFAGYGLVKKRLALPAAEGLFVESAVLALPALAYLGWLTRDGAATFGHVSAGHTALLVLAGAATAIPLLFFAGAANRLPLSTLGMLQYVGPILQLGCGVLVYHEPMPPARLAGFALVWLALVVFTTDALRTARRTRAAARSATTPVPAPTH; from the coding sequence GTGAACCAGACCCGCCTCGGTTACCTGTACGGTCTCGGCGCGTACCTGATCTGGGGCTTCTTCCCGATCTACCTGAAGCTGCTCCGGCCGGCCGGGCCGGTGGAGATCCTCGCCCACCGGATCGTCTGGTCGGTGGTCTTCGTGGCCCTCGTGCTGGCCGCGATGCGCAACATCGGCTTCCTGCGGGCGTTGGTCCGGCGGCCCCGGGCGCTCGCCGCCGTCGGCGCGGCCGCCGCGTTGATCGCCGTGAACTGGGGCACCTACATCTACGGGGTGAACTCCGACCGGGTGATCGAAACCGCCCTCGGTTACTTCATCAATCCGCTGGTCATCGTGCTGATCGGGGTCTTCCTGCTGCGCGAGCGGCTGCGCCCGGCGCAGTGGGCGGCGCTCGGCGTGGGCGGCCTCGCCGTCGTGGTGCTGACCGTCGACTACGGCCGGCCGCCCTACCTCGCGCTGGTGCTGGCCTTCAGCTTCGCCGGGTACGGCCTGGTCAAGAAGCGACTGGCGCTGCCCGCCGCGGAGGGGCTCTTCGTCGAGTCGGCCGTGCTGGCGCTGCCGGCGCTGGCCTACCTGGGCTGGCTGACCCGGGACGGCGCGGCGACGTTCGGGCACGTCTCCGCCGGGCACACCGCGCTGCTGGTGCTGGCCGGCGCGGCCACCGCGATCCCGCTGCTGTTCTTCGCCGGGGCGGCGAACCGGCTGCCGCTGTCCACCCTCGGCATGTTGCAGTACGTCGGTCCGATCCTCCAGCTCGGCTGCGGGGTGCTGGTCTACCACGAGCCGATGCCGCCGGCCCGGCTGGCCGGTTTCGCCCTGGTCTGGCTCGCGCTGGTGGTGTTCACCACGGACGCCCTCCGCACCGCCCGCCGCACCCGTGCCGCCGCCCGGTCCGCCACCACCCCGGTCCCCGCCCCGACCCACTGA
- a CDS encoding GNAT family N-acetyltransferase — MFTLTRPDGYQLSTDPARLDLDRVHHWLATDAYWAIGRERDAVERAFAGSIGFGVYRPGDGQQVAVARVVTDRATFAWLCDVYVDRSERGRGLGTWLAGAVRDHLAELGVHRIVLATNDAHGVYAKIGFVPVEPNRWMQLDQRVSQVTGKEQQPPSPLTVEA; from the coding sequence GTGTTCACTCTGACCCGCCCTGACGGCTACCAGCTCAGCACCGATCCGGCCCGGCTCGACCTCGATCGGGTGCACCACTGGCTCGCGACCGACGCGTACTGGGCGATCGGGCGGGAGCGGGACGCGGTCGAGCGCGCCTTCGCCGGCTCGATCGGCTTCGGCGTCTACCGTCCGGGCGACGGGCAGCAGGTGGCGGTGGCCCGGGTGGTCACCGACCGCGCCACCTTCGCCTGGCTCTGCGACGTCTACGTGGACCGGTCCGAGCGGGGTCGTGGGCTGGGCACCTGGCTGGCCGGCGCGGTCCGCGACCACCTGGCCGAGCTGGGCGTACACCGGATCGTGCTGGCCACGAACGACGCGCACGGGGTATACGCGAAGATCGGCTTCGTCCCGGTCGAGCCCAACCGCTGGATGCAGCTCGACCAGCGGGTGAGCCAGGTCACCGGAAAGGAGCAACAGCCCCCTTCACCACTTACTGTGGAGGCGTGA
- a CDS encoding GNAT family N-acetyltransferase, translated as MAEFQVRAGTSEDVEAVLAFWRLAAEGTDRHDTAEAVHRLVARDPHALLLAVDRGAVVGSLIAGWDGWRAHLYRFAVHPDHRRQGIGSALLAAAELRFAGLGGRRVDAMVLDGNELGRLAWAAAGYRRQPEWRRWVKPLSP; from the coding sequence ATGGCAGAATTTCAGGTGCGGGCGGGGACGAGCGAGGACGTCGAGGCGGTGCTGGCCTTCTGGCGACTCGCCGCCGAGGGCACCGACCGGCACGACACGGCGGAGGCGGTGCACCGGCTGGTCGCCCGTGACCCGCACGCCCTGCTGCTGGCGGTCGACCGGGGCGCGGTGGTCGGTTCGCTGATCGCGGGTTGGGACGGCTGGCGGGCGCATCTCTACCGATTCGCCGTCCACCCGGACCACCGCCGGCAGGGCATCGGCAGCGCGTTGCTGGCCGCCGCCGAGCTGCGCTTCGCCGGGCTCGGCGGCCGGCGCGTCGACGCGATGGTGCTCGACGGCAACGAGCTGGGCCGGCTGGCCTGGGCAGCCGCCGGCTACCGACGACAACCGGAGTGGCGGCGCTGGGTCAAGCCGCTGTCGCCGTGA
- a CDS encoding phage holin family protein — MDFLKGLLIRLASTAVAFWLATLLIPGITLSTDTVAEKVTTLVLVAAIFGVVNAVLQPIIKTVGCGFYLLTLGLIALVVNGLLFLLTSWIAGQAGLPFHVDGFWPAAVLGALFVSLVTWLLGTVLDRD; from the coding sequence ATGGATTTCCTGAAAGGTCTTCTGATCAGGCTGGCCTCGACGGCGGTGGCCTTCTGGCTGGCCACTCTGCTCATCCCGGGGATCACCCTGAGCACCGACACGGTCGCCGAGAAGGTGACCACGCTGGTGCTGGTGGCGGCGATCTTCGGGGTGGTCAACGCGGTGCTCCAGCCGATCATCAAGACCGTCGGCTGCGGCTTCTACCTGCTCACCCTCGGCCTGATCGCGCTGGTGGTCAACGGCCTGCTCTTCCTGTTGACGAGTTGGATCGCCGGCCAGGCCGGGCTGCCCTTCCACGTGGACGGCTTCTGGCCGGCCGCGGTGCTGGGCGCGCTCTTCGTCAGCCTCGTGACCTGGCTCCTCGGCACGGTCCTCGACCGCGACTGA
- the eccE gene encoding type VII secretion protein EccE, whose product MTATTTERPAPTPGRPPRRIRPVPGVRAGQVAAAQVAVALLAAAVGRGAAVTVAAALSAALLLPAAWVRFRGRWLYEWLLVGLAHLTRRRALPAASGAGAVLELVAPGATVRPVELAGDPAAVVDDADGLTALLEIGDPGDLLGDGPQSLPAPRGLLPPPGPESPPVRLQLLLSASPAPAPAAALGTVGTSYRQLTDGRLAGRARAVLAVRVLRADGWSDEELRRALSGTVRRIVRRLGPLAGRPLGGTAALRVIAELAHHDAGAPLRESWSALAVGGLAQATWRLRRWPDPRADGGRRLVPRLLALPTTATTVSLCLGPRAGADTAPVPAELTVRLAAATAVELSTAERALRRLAGDLGAELRRLDGEHLVGLAATLPLVVARAATAPAPAELDALELGIGESGLMVGANRQGGPLTVRLFRPGTTRLLLVGGVRAAQLMALRALALGARVVVQTTRPRVWEPFVRGVGGPGGTMPLIPPGRPVGGAPGSPLHPLLLVVDAGPVPAEAGPEAAWRSVLVVRDELTPADTAALARADLAILQPLDPGEAALAGAALGLGSSAEWLTRIRDEMVAVVNRRALRWALLSPTPIESQLVGRPLRR is encoded by the coding sequence GTGACGGCGACCACGACCGAACGGCCGGCACCGACGCCCGGGCGGCCACCGCGGCGGATCCGTCCTGTGCCGGGCGTACGCGCCGGACAGGTGGCGGCGGCGCAGGTCGCGGTGGCGTTGCTGGCCGCGGCCGTCGGCCGGGGCGCGGCGGTCACCGTGGCCGCCGCGCTGTCGGCGGCACTGCTGCTGCCCGCCGCCTGGGTGCGGTTCCGTGGCCGGTGGCTCTACGAGTGGCTGCTGGTGGGGCTGGCGCACCTGACCCGCCGGCGAGCGCTGCCCGCGGCCTCCGGGGCGGGCGCGGTGCTGGAACTGGTGGCACCCGGAGCGACGGTCCGCCCGGTCGAACTCGCCGGCGATCCGGCCGCCGTGGTCGACGACGCCGACGGGTTGACCGCGTTGCTGGAGATCGGCGACCCTGGCGACCTGCTCGGCGACGGCCCGCAGTCCCTGCCCGCGCCGCGGGGCCTGCTGCCGCCACCGGGCCCGGAGAGCCCACCGGTCCGGCTCCAACTGCTGCTCTCCGCCTCTCCCGCCCCGGCGCCGGCCGCCGCACTGGGCACAGTCGGGACGTCGTACCGCCAGCTCACCGACGGGCGGCTGGCGGGCCGGGCCCGAGCGGTGCTGGCCGTCCGGGTGCTCCGGGCCGACGGCTGGTCGGACGAGGAGCTGCGCCGGGCCCTCTCCGGCACGGTCCGGCGCATCGTCCGCCGGCTCGGCCCGCTGGCCGGTCGGCCGCTGGGCGGAACGGCGGCGCTGCGGGTGATCGCCGAACTGGCCCACCACGACGCCGGGGCGCCGCTGCGCGAGAGCTGGTCGGCGCTGGCGGTCGGCGGGCTGGCGCAGGCCACCTGGCGGCTGCGGCGCTGGCCGGATCCGCGTGCCGACGGGGGCCGGCGGCTGGTGCCGCGGCTACTCGCGCTGCCGACCACCGCCACCACCGTCTCACTCTGCCTCGGTCCACGCGCCGGCGCCGACACCGCCCCGGTCCCGGCCGAGCTGACCGTACGCCTGGCCGCCGCGACCGCCGTGGAGCTGTCCACCGCCGAGCGGGCGCTGCGCCGGCTCGCCGGCGATCTCGGCGCGGAGCTCCGCCGGCTCGACGGCGAGCACCTGGTCGGCCTGGCCGCCACCCTGCCCCTGGTGGTGGCCCGGGCCGCCACCGCGCCGGCCCCGGCGGAGTTGGACGCGCTGGAACTCGGCATCGGCGAGTCCGGCCTGATGGTGGGCGCCAACCGGCAGGGCGGCCCGTTGACCGTACGCCTCTTCCGCCCCGGAACGACCCGGCTACTGCTCGTCGGCGGGGTACGCGCCGCGCAGCTCATGGCGCTGCGAGCGCTGGCGCTGGGCGCCCGGGTGGTGGTGCAGACCACCCGACCCCGGGTGTGGGAGCCGTTCGTGCGCGGAGTGGGCGGGCCGGGCGGGACGATGCCGCTGATCCCGCCCGGGCGGCCGGTCGGCGGCGCTCCGGGCTCGCCGCTGCACCCGTTGCTGCTGGTGGTCGACGCCGGGCCGGTGCCGGCCGAGGCGGGGCCGGAGGCGGCCTGGCGATCCGTCCTGGTGGTACGGGACGAGCTCACCCCGGCCGACACGGCGGCGCTGGCCCGGGCCGACCTGGCGATCCTGCAACCGCTCGATCCGGGCGAGGCGGCGCTGGCCGGTGCCGCCCTGGGCCTGGGCAGCTCGGCGGAGTGGCTCACCCGGATCCGGGACGAGATGGTCGCCGTGGTGAACCGCCGGGCGCTGCGCTGGGCGCTGCTGTCGCCGACGCCGATCGAGTCGCAGTTGGTCGGCCGCCCGCTCCGCCGCTGA
- a CDS encoding WXG100 family type VII secretion target codes for MSQTQAEAAVMQQTAAKFEQVDQSLQSMLSGLMAELEVLQQAWRGAGGRSFEQVKQQWAQDQAALQRALRETATAIRTAGAQYDVSDTEAASRVAGLHRSIQLPL; via the coding sequence GTGTCCCAGACCCAGGCAGAAGCCGCGGTGATGCAGCAGACCGCCGCGAAGTTCGAGCAGGTGGACCAGTCGTTGCAGAGCATGCTCAGCGGCCTGATGGCCGAGTTGGAGGTGTTGCAGCAGGCCTGGCGAGGCGCCGGTGGGCGCTCGTTCGAGCAGGTGAAGCAACAGTGGGCGCAGGACCAGGCGGCGCTGCAGCGGGCCCTGCGCGAGACGGCCACCGCGATCCGCACCGCCGGAGCGCAGTACGACGTCTCGGACACCGAGGCCGCCAGCCGGGTCGCCGGCCTCCACCGCAGCATCCAGCTGCCGCTCTGA
- a CDS encoding WXG100 family type VII secretion target, with protein sequence MDHGVLVVNFAALQQAGADIQKALNTLDSQLGQLERDAAPLVASWAGEAREAYEQRQARWRAASQDLQAMLRDIKLAVEDSAADYLDTEKRNVNLFQ encoded by the coding sequence ATGGACCACGGTGTGCTGGTCGTCAACTTCGCCGCGTTGCAGCAGGCCGGCGCGGACATTCAGAAGGCGCTGAACACCCTAGACAGCCAGCTCGGGCAGCTCGAACGAGACGCCGCGCCGCTGGTCGCGAGCTGGGCCGGCGAGGCCCGCGAGGCGTACGAGCAGCGGCAGGCGCGGTGGCGGGCCGCCTCGCAGGACCTGCAGGCCATGCTGCGCGACATCAAGCTGGCGGTGGAGGACTCCGCCGCCGACTATCTCGACACCGAGAAGCGGAACGTCAACCTGTTCCAGTAG
- the mycP gene encoding type VII secretion-associated serine protease mycosin: MSRPIARPALAVLAAVLTAVLPAGPAAARAPSSCATPPAPARPVADPPWPQQRYAPDRLAPLATGAGVTVAVVDSGVDRTHPQLAGRVLAGADFLDAGGNGTRDCAGHGTGVASIIAATPRPGVAFRGLAPGVRILPVRVSEQQVVDGRESGRTVGAADFARAIRWAVDHDADVLNLSVVLYADNPAVRLAIAYAVRRDVVVVAAAGNLHDSGNPRPYPAAYDGVLGVGAIGADGVRSTFSQTGPYVDLLAPGSDVLVAAPGQGHRRAEGTSYAAPFVAATAALLRQYRPKLTAAEVARRIVDSADPAPGSGDGSGAGVLNPYRAVTESAGPAVASPRRGAALPVEQPDPAEVAQRTRRAAARDRALLVAGATGAATCVVVLLAVVLPRGARRRWRPAGPA, from the coding sequence ATGTCCCGGCCCATCGCGCGACCGGCCCTGGCCGTCCTTGCGGCCGTCCTCACCGCCGTCCTTCCCGCCGGTCCGGCAGCGGCCCGGGCGCCGTCGTCCTGCGCCACACCGCCCGCACCGGCCCGCCCGGTGGCGGACCCGCCATGGCCCCAGCAACGGTACGCGCCGGACCGCCTCGCCCCGCTCGCCACCGGCGCCGGAGTGACCGTCGCGGTGGTCGACTCCGGGGTGGACCGGACTCATCCGCAGCTCGCCGGGCGGGTGCTCGCCGGCGCCGACTTCCTCGACGCGGGCGGCAACGGCACCCGGGACTGCGCCGGACACGGCACCGGGGTGGCGAGCATCATCGCGGCGACACCCCGGCCGGGAGTGGCGTTCCGGGGGCTCGCCCCGGGCGTCCGCATCCTGCCGGTACGGGTCAGCGAGCAGCAGGTGGTCGACGGGCGGGAGTCGGGGCGTACGGTCGGCGCGGCCGACTTCGCCCGGGCCATCCGGTGGGCGGTGGACCACGACGCCGACGTGCTCAACCTCTCCGTCGTGCTGTACGCGGACAATCCCGCGGTCCGCCTCGCGATCGCCTACGCGGTGCGGCGTGACGTCGTCGTGGTGGCCGCCGCCGGCAACCTGCACGACAGCGGCAACCCCCGGCCGTACCCGGCCGCGTACGACGGGGTGCTCGGGGTCGGCGCGATCGGCGCGGACGGGGTCCGCTCCACGTTCTCCCAGACCGGCCCGTACGTCGACCTGCTGGCTCCCGGCAGCGACGTGCTGGTGGCGGCACCCGGGCAGGGCCACCGCCGGGCGGAGGGGACGAGCTACGCGGCGCCGTTCGTGGCCGCCACCGCCGCGTTGCTGCGGCAGTATCGCCCCAAACTGACCGCGGCCGAGGTGGCTCGGCGGATCGTGGACAGTGCCGACCCGGCCCCGGGAAGCGGTGACGGATCCGGCGCCGGTGTGCTGAACCCGTATCGAGCGGTCACCGAGTCGGCCGGGCCGGCGGTGGCGAGCCCGCGCCGGGGCGCGGCCCTGCCGGTGGAGCAGCCGGACCCGGCGGAGGTGGCGCAGCGGACGCGACGGGCGGCGGCCCGGGACCGGGCGCTGCTGGTGGCCGGCGCGACCGGGGCGGCGACCTGCGTGGTGGTGCTGCTCGCCGTGGTGCTGCCGCGCGGGGCCCGGCGCCGCTGGCGTCCGGCCGGCCCGGCCTGA
- a CDS encoding SseB family protein — MTGWEPATEAEVAMRDALRAQDQQLYFRILTRVDLLLPVAAEAPGRTPVGWGTWTTGGRTHILAFTSVAALRASLGGNAGATRRVPYAELAAGWPNHEWWLAVNPGLPIEGYLPAWYVAQLSRGDVRLPGRTMGARARLERVETAARLRAGTGTPGPDATTASLPDAFAGRAPAAPVPVNSGGRTPAAGDEPLTVPIPTPAARPAVPRAAGPVGPPAVQGAEPAADKPTPPNRRPGDDGPARDGWPARPHTASAGGAPAGGRSALGSDSLSGWLNDLRRRPGEPDPFADAGRTGSANDRSGEPAPAPARSFFEPASSRSSRRLSSPDPVHRPGEPAVPPSRLAQGGQPFPRRRPLSEPVPERPTRPLGVDAGEATQALRPGEAAVPFRPAAAPGEEATQALPRPHLAVGDGSGADERTQPIRPGGGAFAPAETEELPPSVAEPVPGPPTPHQGFKPIVIEGTVIESRDLTGSEEPTRIAPAPDAASEPYAVPAVPDATSAMATAAGSPFRTDGDGPGAPWAGPADPTVPITIEPPAEPTVSLFEVPEPPAEPTVSLFEAPAPAASPAAPAAEPVVSAGPEPTPPEPTPPNFVAANEVEEELLGAAGSGSTDGFLSTLLLARVLLPVAADSAPGSRPGDLGFVWRTEQLDGETYVVVYTSPERLADRVDASVDTVRVKFVQLIRRWPDESWSFAVNPGTPVGAKYPGEQVVALANWAAEVGLGDDAEGEPEQPVAEAEPTSVVRPTAPPADPNRPVTMQKALAPSQLAYYLERGYDRVSGFVHRAGELAHLSTPAQLYDALGLGHPESPFSRDAEEIYVLRWPAYRPSLYRIPYGGQNEAAMRAMEGWVIERPPFRGNGFAPGESSDVVAEFKVDSARLPHGAQLCRIGADGSDRVVAILDTDALRWRRVGDS, encoded by the coding sequence GTGACCGGATGGGAGCCGGCCACCGAGGCCGAGGTGGCGATGCGGGACGCGTTGCGTGCGCAGGACCAGCAGCTCTACTTCCGCATCCTGACCCGCGTCGATCTGCTGCTGCCGGTCGCCGCCGAGGCACCTGGGCGGACCCCGGTGGGCTGGGGCACCTGGACCACCGGCGGCCGGACGCACATCCTCGCCTTCACCTCCGTCGCCGCGTTGCGGGCCTCCCTGGGCGGGAACGCCGGTGCCACCCGCCGCGTCCCGTACGCGGAACTGGCCGCCGGATGGCCGAACCACGAGTGGTGGCTGGCCGTCAATCCCGGCCTGCCGATCGAGGGCTACCTGCCCGCCTGGTACGTGGCGCAGCTCTCCCGGGGCGACGTCCGGCTGCCGGGCCGGACCATGGGTGCCCGCGCCCGCCTGGAACGGGTGGAGACGGCCGCCCGGCTGCGCGCCGGCACCGGCACACCCGGCCCGGACGCCACGACGGCGTCGCTCCCCGACGCGTTCGCAGGGCGAGCACCTGCCGCGCCGGTCCCAGTCAACTCGGGCGGCCGCACCCCGGCGGCCGGGGACGAGCCGTTGACGGTGCCGATCCCCACGCCGGCCGCCCGGCCCGCCGTGCCCCGCGCGGCCGGACCGGTCGGTCCACCGGCGGTCCAGGGGGCGGAGCCGGCGGCCGACAAGCCGACACCGCCCAACCGGCGTCCCGGCGATGACGGACCGGCCCGCGACGGGTGGCCCGCCCGACCGCACACCGCTTCCGCTGGCGGCGCCCCAGCCGGTGGTCGGTCCGCGCTCGGCTCCGACAGCCTTTCCGGCTGGCTCAACGACCTCCGCCGGCGTCCGGGCGAGCCGGACCCGTTCGCCGACGCCGGGCGTACCGGTTCGGCGAACGACCGGTCCGGCGAGCCCGCGCCAGCCCCCGCCCGGTCGTTCTTCGAGCCCGCATCGAGCCGCTCATCGCGCCGGCTGTCCTCCCCGGACCCGGTGCACCGGCCCGGTGAGCCTGCTGTTCCGCCGTCCCGACTCGCCCAGGGTGGCCAGCCGTTTCCCCGCCGCCGCCCGCTGAGCGAGCCGGTTCCGGAGCGGCCCACCCGGCCGTTGGGAGTGGACGCCGGGGAGGCCACGCAGGCGCTGCGCCCGGGGGAAGCGGCCGTGCCCTTCCGACCCGCCGCGGCCCCAGGGGAGGAGGCGACCCAGGCGCTGCCCCGTCCGCACCTCGCCGTCGGCGACGGGTCGGGTGCGGACGAGCGGACCCAACCGATTCGTCCCGGGGGCGGGGCCTTCGCGCCGGCCGAGACGGAGGAACTGCCCCCGTCGGTCGCCGAACCGGTGCCCGGCCCGCCCACGCCGCACCAGGGTTTCAAGCCGATCGTCATCGAGGGCACCGTGATCGAGTCCCGGGACCTCACCGGGTCCGAGGAGCCGACCCGGATCGCCCCGGCCCCCGACGCGGCGTCCGAGCCGTACGCGGTGCCGGCCGTTCCCGACGCCACCTCCGCGATGGCGACCGCGGCCGGCTCGCCGTTCCGGACCGACGGCGACGGGCCAGGCGCGCCCTGGGCCGGCCCCGCCGACCCCACCGTGCCGATCACGATCGAGCCGCCCGCTGAGCCGACGGTTTCGTTGTTCGAGGTGCCCGAGCCGCCCGCCGAGCCGACAGTTTCGTTGTTCGAGGCGCCTGCGCCGGCTGCGTCGCCTGCCGCGCCCGCGGCGGAGCCGGTGGTGTCCGCCGGACCGGAGCCGACGCCGCCGGAGCCGACGCCGCCCAACTTCGTGGCGGCCAACGAGGTCGAGGAGGAACTGCTCGGTGCGGCGGGCAGCGGCAGCACCGACGGCTTCCTCTCCACCCTGCTGCTGGCCCGGGTGCTGTTGCCCGTCGCGGCCGACTCCGCGCCGGGGAGCCGCCCCGGCGACCTCGGCTTCGTCTGGCGGACGGAGCAGCTCGACGGCGAGACGTACGTGGTGGTCTACACCTCACCGGAGCGGCTGGCCGACCGCGTCGACGCGTCGGTCGACACCGTACGCGTGAAGTTCGTCCAGCTCATCCGCCGCTGGCCGGACGAGAGCTGGTCATTCGCGGTGAATCCGGGCACCCCGGTCGGGGCGAAGTATCCCGGCGAGCAGGTCGTCGCGCTGGCCAACTGGGCCGCCGAGGTGGGGCTCGGCGACGACGCGGAGGGCGAGCCGGAACAGCCGGTCGCCGAGGCCGAACCCACCTCGGTGGTCCGGCCCACCGCGCCGCCCGCCGACCCGAACCGGCCGGTGACGATGCAGAAGGCGCTCGCCCCGAGTCAGCTTGCCTACTATCTGGAGCGTGGCTACGACCGGGTGTCCGGCTTCGTGCACCGGGCCGGCGAGCTGGCCCATTTGAGCACTCCGGCGCAGCTCTACGACGCGCTCGGTCTGGGTCACCCCGAATCGCCGTTCTCCCGGGACGCCGAGGAGATCTACGTGCTGCGCTGGCCGGCGTACCGGCCGAGCCTCTACCGCATCCCGTACGGCGGGCAGAACGAGGCCGCGATGCGAGCGATGGAGGGCTGGGTGATCGAGCGTCCGCCGTTCCGTGGCAACGGTTTCGCGCCGGGGGAGAGCAGCGACGTGGTCGCCGAGTTCAAGGTGGACAGCGCCCGGCTGCCGCACGGTGCGCAACTGTGCCGGATCGGCGCGGACGGCAGTGACCGGGTGGTGGCGATCCTGGACACCGACGCGCTGCGCTGGCGACGGGTCGGTGACTCGTGA